Below is a window of Bacteroidota bacterium DNA.
TTTCGGTAACCGATTTTACTATACCAGCATTGGTTTGGATAAGGTCATCTCTGCTCATACCAGGTTTGCGGGGTAGGCCACTGGTAATTACGACTACGTCGCTGTTGGCAGTTTTACTATAATCGGCGGTGCTGCCAGTGATGCGGGTATCATACATATCCACGGGGGCAGTTTGCCAAATATCAAGAGCTTTACCTTCAGCAAAATTCTCTTTGATATCAACCAATACCAACTCGTTACATAATTCTTTGTGGGCTATTACATCGGCACAAGTGGCTCCCACATTGCCTGCACCTACTACGGTTACTTTACTCATAATATATTTGTATCTAATTTTTTTTTGTGCTGCAAAGTTAATGCACAAGAAGGTAAAAGTAAAACGAGGATTCAGAGAAATAATACCGAAACTCAATATATAATAGTCCAAAAAAAGGGGGACTAAACATATTGTAGTTCGGCATTACCATTCTAAAAACTAATCCGCCTCAGGCGGAGAACTATTTTGGTTTAAGAAATGGTATAACGTCATTGCGAGTCTCGTTGAAAAACAATTTAATATTTGAGATAAAATTTAGAAAACGAGGAGTGGCAATCTCGCTTTAAACCAAACCCTCCCTCACTTTCTTCGGCAAAGATTTCATCACCAAGTTATAGGAATTATCGATTTGCTGAAGTAGAAATTTGAGTGGTAAAGTCCCATCAATTATTATAGTATTCCAGTGTTGTTTATTCATGTGGTAGCCTGGTTGCACAGCATCATAGCGTTCTCTTAAATCAATTGCTTCTTCGGGGTCACACTTTAAATTGATACTTTTAAATTGGGTGATACTAGCCAATGCAAACATTTTTCCGCAAACTTTAAAAACTAACGTTTCATTATCGAAAGGAAATTCTTCGGTCACTCCTTTTTTGGAGATACAATAATTGCGGTATGTTTCAATGTCGAGCATTTTGTTTGCAAAGATAATTTATTTGCAGGAATTACAAATAAATTCCCAATATATTGCCTTCGGTTTGGTTCGTCGCGGCGAACCAAACCGAAAAACCTCATACGCTTCGTTAATGGTTGGTGAAAACACACAACCATAGATATAATATGTTCTGAGAACACATATTCCGTAATTCAAATTTATATAGAGAATAGTTTAATGGCTATCTATTTTTAAAGTTTTAATTATCAAACAAAAAATAAAAGGTTCTAAATTTTTTACGCAACCTTTTAACGATTATTCATCTTTAAAAATATAAAGATAAAACTACAAGTTCACCAAAACCAACCCGGAATATATAAGTTATACATTTACTTTTTCTATTCATCGAAATAAAAATAATTCAGTACGTTTTTCTATAATAGTATGATAGAAAACGATTACAATTTTGGATTCTGTTCTTGGTACTTTTTCTATGTGTTAAAACCTAATAAGTATTATATATGTCAAAGAGCAGAATCATCCACAACCAAATAGGATTATTTGGAAAACTCAAACAGAAATTTGATCGGGTACAACCCGGCCAACGTTTTAATGCACATCTTGCCGATCACTTTTGTGTGAACGAGGAAACCGTGCGACGATGGACTAAGGGTGAAGCTGCAATAGATTTGGATTTGACTGAGAGGCTCTGCCAAATGCTCAGCACCACTTTGAATGAGATTAATGGTCAAAAAGTAAAGGGTAAATTACAGGTTGATTTTAATTTTCTCGATAATGAGAATTATACTTTTGAGTCATATATACAGAATCTTTCAAAGACATTAGAAATGGGCATGCAATTACCCCAATTTACTATGCATTATTCAGCTAAGGATTTGCCCATATTTTATTACTTTCATTATAAAGAACTGGCAGCATTTAAAATATTTGTATGGCGTAAAATGGTAATAAATGAACCTGAACTGAAAAAGAAAACATTTAGTCCTGACATGTTCAATGATACCCGCATAATGGATTATGGCTGCAAAGCATTAGATAGTTTTAACCGCATACATACGGTGGAAGTGTGGAACGACGAAATCATTAACAGCATTATCAAACAAATAATATATTTTGTGGAGATAGAAGACGTGGCTATTGAAATGGGCATAACCTTACTGAAGCAATTAAAATTGCTTGTAGAAAATATTGAGGAAATGGCAGAGCACGGACAAAAGTTTGACGTGCAAAATCCCGAAATCAAAACGGGAAATTTTGAGCTATATTATAATGAAATAGTGTTGTGCGATAATAGTGTAGTGTTAGATATGGGTGAACAAGTAAAAGCCTTCGTGCCATACCAAACACTGAACCTGATGCATGTTGATGATTATGAGTTTGGCCGCAAAAGTTTAGAAAAAATAAGTATATTGCAAAAGCGGTTTGATAAACTAAGCCAATCCAATGAAGGGCACCGCAAAAAGGTGTTTAGCAGGATGAGAAGTG
It encodes the following:
- a CDS encoding MmcQ/YjbR family DNA-binding protein, with translation MLDIETYRNYCISKKGVTEEFPFDNETLVFKVCGKMFALASITQFKSINLKCDPEEAIDLRERYDAVQPGYHMNKQHWNTIIIDGTLPLKFLLQQIDNSYNLVMKSLPKKVREGLV